The sequence below is a genomic window from Silene latifolia isolate original U9 population chromosome 7, ASM4854445v1, whole genome shotgun sequence.
aagtcaaatgtaacctttgttttggatgggagggagtataaattacGTATAagtagtagaattgtcccacattagaaaaaaatccaagtttggtgaatatattacttataaatagtagaattgtcccacatcgaaagattagtataaggtaaggtgattatatgattataaataagagttaacccacgtatatattaatctatttttttttaaaaagatattttaataatatgtaaacaaatcattagacatagaatgtaaacattaaacacctataacattttttttgcattataaataagttaattatcccaatgcaacgcacgggcattcaaactagtattcCTTAAATCAATCTTAAATCTCGGGTTAGCCTTTTTATCTTTAGGGGAAAAAAAAAGTCAACAATTGTTCCCCTACTGACGCTGGTGATAAGGAATTAAGGAGGGCATATATATTTGAACTCGGGTTAGCAGATCTGAGAGGCAGAAAACACAGCAATTTTATCAATCTCGGAATCTCAATTCATCTTGTCTCCACTCAACTTATCCATCAAATCCAAAATCCAATCCAATTTCCATTATGGAAAATCAAGAAGATGAATCAAGCAACTTTAAAATTGATTTGATATCATCTTTGTTTGGGCAACAAATCGCTCATGGAATTCTCAAGGATGATCAAAACCCGACAAAAGAAGACGCCAATTCCAGTTGCACACACCCAATTTTCATGGAAAATATATGCACAAGATGTGGTAAACAAATTAATTCAGGCGAGATTCGTACAATACCCTTCTCCTATATTTACCCTAATTTATCCCTAGGTTTGCTGGAAGTTAATCGAATCCGCGATCAAAATTTGCGTAGTCTGTTAACCCGAAAAAAGCTTCACTTAGTTGTCGACTTGGACCACACTTTGCTCCATCAACGACCGTCCTACAAGCTAACCCCCGAGGACAAGAAATTCCTGGGGTCTAGGAAACGTGGAATCCATCGTAATGTAGTTGAGGACGATTCGCTAATTAAGGTTCCGTGTGGATGGGTTAAATTGAGACCTTATGTTCGAAATTTTCTTGAAGAAGTGAGCACAATGTTTGATATGACTATATACACTTTGGGTGGTCGTTCTGGGTCGTGGACGGTGGCGAAAATTCTGGACCCTGCTGGAAAGTATTTTGACAATTGGAGGGTAATTTCGAGAGACGATTGTGTTACGTTGGATAAGCATAAGAAATGGCTAGACCTTGTGCTTCAACATGACAAAGTTGTTGTAGTGTTGGATGATAATGAGGCTGTTTGGGAAGATTATAAAGCCAATTACGTGAGAGTGATTCCTTATAACTTCTTTTCCTACTTTTCCCCTAATGATAAAGAACATGATGCGTCACCTCCAAGGAGTTCATGGTCACAATTGAATGGAGACGAGAGCGAGGAAGATGGGGTTTTGGCTGCAGTATTGAGGAAGCTGAGGATGATACATTCCGGGTtttatgatgatgataatgatgttGTTGCAGATCGAGATGTGAGGGACGTGATTAGGAGAGTACAAATGTGTCAAAAGTCAGGCAAGAAGCAAAAACGTCACAAGAAAAAGATAGGGAGGAGCTAGAATAATGGACTGATCACTGATCACTACTGTTAGTGTTGTATACTTCTCAAATGACTAGAGCAAGTGTGCGCCTATGTTTTTCTAACCATACTACCAAATAAGGTTTTTATACAGGATCCAAATTGCATTATACGGAGTAACATAGACCGTTTTGTAAAGGTTTTGAAGTTCACCGCGGTTGTATTTTTTCCATATTTTGTGGTGATATTAAAACTACGTTAAGCGATATCAAGATTATGACAttgactagtattggtgcccggcttcgcccgggctacctctacttaccattaatttttttttcattaaataaaattacttaaagttgcataacccatgaatttatcattaatatatttttctatgacatatcctaaaattacgacgAAATAAATTTTGatacaaattcactactcccgctattaatattttactcttattaatgaaacaatagtaataacatttcactacttgctcgtaatcattgttactttcactactcccgccgtaattattattactgtcactactgccgcattaatattgataatttcactactcccgccgtaattattgttactttcactattgacgcattaatattgattatttcactactcccgttgttgtttctaccactttcactaatctcgctgataatattgttacttttactattcaaatgagtgattactatcatataactatatccaatgttactacgattcttttctttactacgaaattacttttactacttaggcatgcaattttaaggggattatatatttatataaatatattacatatatgcattaaatcaaatcgaaagaattatgcaatattatatattatggaatctaacttgaattatttataacctacttatattatatttttgtatgttaaataattaacatctctatacatctaataacctataaagtttaataaaattgcatagattttaaatttaatatataattttatgatgataataattaataccataagtgtgcatgtttatactaattaattattttattttaaggaaattgaccatcttctagtcttcaataaatatttaggaaaattatcaagcatcttctttcttttagtctcctcgaaattgaccatcttaattaattattttattttaaggaaattgactattttaattgattattttattttaaagaaattgaccatgttttagtctcttacaaatgtttaggaaaattaccaaacttctatataatttaattttaacccaaactataaaatatttgcattgagatcccttaattgggtccatcacacggtgctagtaatttaaaactatatagtataattaatttctataactttctttaattacactgaagtcccttggtttctggaattaatatatagtattgattcgGTCTTGAGCTTTTTTTTTCAAGGGGGCCAAATCAAGTTTATCAATATTCCGCTATTCATTATGGTGTCTTGCATGACTTGTTTGTTATCTTTTTTTAGAGGTGTTCAAAGCGGGCGTGGGCTGGATAAGGCCGGGCTCACATTTAATTTTTGGCTCACGGACACCAGGTTAGCGGGTTCGGGACGGGTTAGTGGGCTGGGTCTTTGTATTTTTCTTAAAATGCCTTGTCCGTATCCGCTTTTTTGGCGGGCGGGATGGGCCAAGTTTAATGCACGGGGCGACCCATGAACCGCTctactttttttctttcttcttaatatattttttttctcctttaaaataaaattaatatatctTGACCACTCCAAAATAGTCGAGTGAAATTAAGTGCCCATGCTAATTCATGAATGAGTTTGTTGTCTTACTTTTGACGTCTGAGGCTTAGGTGAAaaccacaaattcttgtttaagcattatccgttttaagtttaagaagGGTTAAATGTACTTATGTGAGAAGTCTTCGATTTAAGCAAAACTAGCTGACTAAAAATATACCAAAATGCAGTTTGCTATCAAGGTTACTGATGTGAGAAGCAGACTGAGTAGCAGATCGATTCACAATGTTATTCTGGAATCAGTGTTGTCTGCACTCAGTTTGATTTGAGTGATAAGATTGTTTTCAAGTTATTAGTCTCATAGGTACAAAACATTTTTACTCACTTCATCCTGAATAAATAGTCCCATCGATCTTTATATATTGGTCAATTCAAAATAGGGTGGGTCAAAGATAAGGGTCGTGTCGGCCCATCCGTGTAATACCATGTTTTTCTAagtcctgttactcggccgaatagggctaacttggccgagtaatgcgtcgtgtgtttgtggccaggctactgtccaggaatactcgaccgagtatggtaatactcgaccgagtaagggatacCCGGCCGAGTATTctcaatactcggccgagtatccggtctgacgggaattatttccgtggtttgattaaaatgattagagaagtaTAAATAGCGTGTTGAGCATTTTCTAATCAGTTCTAAATCattattttacaaaacctaacgacgctactctaaacttctctaatcatcttcatcttttCCTAAGCCAAGGGTGATCGATTGCGAGCTTTTGGATCTCATTGTCCGTGTCGTCTGTGTTAGTAAGTCTCTAGTATTCCTAATtagtttattattgttattgttagaattgtgcaaaccctaatttgggttaatttgggggaatggtttatagtgatTGTATGTGATTATTCgtgtgtaggtgacggtgtcatggaGAATTACTATtggttgcttgtgtgtgcttggattgcgaaaatgTAGGGTTTCCCTTCTCAGTTgctgtataattgatttaagggtaaattgataacttatacctaatataacatcatttttcaaaacttacacctaagataattttttttcaaaacttgTACCAAAAATCTCATTTTCTTTCAaacttaataccaaatctcaTAGAAAGACAAAAAATGACAATTTTGCCCTTATTAATTAAGTATCATCACCCTTTCCCAACTCATTAACCAACACAACCACTTACCACTGTTACCAATTATCACCATCAAAAACTATCAGCACCAGCACTAGCTAGCGACATCACCGCAGTTCCATAGCTATCCTCCCGCTAGCGGCACTCTTTACCCCTTTTCCCCAACCAAACCACCAACATCCCACCACCATCACCCATCTCCTCCGCTGTCGAGATGACTCCAACATCCCACCACCTTCCTCTTCCCAAAGCTCTTCCCCGTCCAAACTCCCTAATGTTCTTCTTCTTCACTCTTGAGTTTAAGTTACTTTCAAAGTCTTACTATATTTATACCTTCTTAAACGTCATTTAACAACaccaaaccaaacaaacaaacaatGGCACATCATCCTTCACTCATTTCCGCTGAACCCACTTCAACAATGGTGGATTTAGTGTCAAAATTAGGCTACTTTGCGCTTAATTCAACTGTTCATACACATACCTCAAATGGGTCATCACCATTTGTATCAAATCACATCAAATTTGGTGGGTTTAAGGTGGGTATTTCATCGAGGGTTAGCAACAAGGTTGATGGTAGTTCAAGTTTTAGGAATTTTTTGGGGATTTTAATAGATTTATTAGGGTTCATTGTGAATTGTGATAAAATTTCAATTGGGTTTGCATCAATTGACGGTGGAGGGACAAATTCTGGGGAGAATAATGGGGTTACTGATAATGGTCATATAGTTTTGGAGGATTCTAGAGTGCCTATCAATGGCAATGAGACGAAGTGGTGGG
It includes:
- the LOC141591142 gene encoding RNA polymerase II C-terminal domain phosphatase-like 4; the protein is MENQEDESSNFKIDLISSLFGQQIAHGILKDDQNPTKEDANSSCTHPIFMENICTRCGKQINSGEIRTIPFSYIYPNLSLGLLEVNRIRDQNLRSLLTRKKLHLVVDLDHTLLHQRPSYKLTPEDKKFLGSRKRGIHRNVVEDDSLIKVPCGWVKLRPYVRNFLEEVSTMFDMTIYTLGGRSGSWTVAKILDPAGKYFDNWRVISRDDCVTLDKHKKWLDLVLQHDKVVVVLDDNEAVWEDYKANYVRVIPYNFFSYFSPNDKEHDASPPRSSWSQLNGDESEEDGVLAAVLRKLRMIHSGFYDDDNDVVADRDVRDVIRRVQMCQKSGKKQKRHKKKIGRS